One region of Verrucomicrobiota bacterium genomic DNA includes:
- a CDS encoding aldo/keto reductase, translated as MYEANPDRYDNASYRRCGLSGLRLPDLSLGLWHNFGDTDDFEKARQMIFTAFDHGITHFDLANNYGPPPGSAETNFGKILKSDLSRYRDELILSTKAGYLMWEGPYGEWGSRKHLLASLDQSLRRMSVDYVDVFYSHRPDPKTPLEETMGALDTAVRSGKALYAGISSYSPEMTAEAARVLRELGTPCLIHQPNYSLLNRKIEEGLLAVLEDEGIGAIAFCPLAQGLLTGRYLEGIPKDSRAAGSSVFLAEEEVVENLEKVRRLAAVAEEREQTLAQMALSWVLRHPAVVSALIGASRPKQISENVKAMDSPTFTAEQLEKIDEICGC; from the coding sequence ATGTATGAAGCAAACCCTGATCGTTACGACAATGCTAGTTACCGAAGATGCGGGCTAAGTGGTCTTCGTTTACCTGATCTTTCGCTCGGACTATGGCATAACTTCGGAGATACAGATGACTTCGAAAAGGCGCGGCAGATGATTTTTACGGCGTTCGATCACGGCATCACTCACTTTGACCTCGCTAACAATTATGGGCCTCCCCCGGGTTCAGCAGAAACCAACTTCGGGAAAATTCTAAAGTCAGATCTGTCTCGGTATCGGGATGAACTCATCCTCTCGACCAAGGCGGGCTACTTGATGTGGGAAGGACCGTATGGAGAATGGGGATCCCGCAAACATCTTCTGGCGAGTCTCGATCAGAGTCTTCGGAGAATGAGTGTTGATTACGTGGATGTATTTTATTCGCACCGTCCTGATCCCAAGACGCCACTGGAAGAAACCATGGGTGCTCTTGACACAGCTGTTCGTTCTGGCAAGGCGCTTTACGCGGGAATTTCCTCCTACAGCCCAGAAATGACCGCGGAGGCTGCAAGGGTTCTTCGTGAGCTCGGCACGCCTTGCCTGATTCATCAACCGAATTACAGCCTTCTCAATCGGAAGATTGAAGAGGGCCTACTTGCGGTCCTTGAGGATGAGGGAATCGGTGCCATTGCATTCTGTCCCCTTGCGCAGGGACTCTTGACGGGACGTTACTTGGAAGGGATTCCGAAGGACTCCCGGGCGGCGGGTTCGAGTGTTTTCCTCGCGGAGGAGGAAGTAGTTGAAAACCTGGAGAAGGTAAGGCGTCTGGCAGCCGTTGCAGAGGAAAGAGAACAAACCCTCGCTCAAATGGCTCTCTCCTGGGTGCTTCGTCACCCGGCAGTCGTATCTGCGTTAATCGGTGCCAGTCGGCCGAAACAAATTAGCGAGAATGTCAAGGCTATGGACTCTCCCACTTTTACTGCGGAACAGCTCGAAAAGATTGATGAAATCTGCGGCTGTTAG
- a CDS encoding glycerol-3-phosphate dehydrogenase/oxidase: MNRSSSLTRIRSRQTPFDVVVIGGGASGLGAAVDAAARGHSVALFEQADFAKGTSSRSTKLVHGGVRYLQQGNISLVLEALRERGRLTKNAPHLVHSKAFVIPNYSWWQGPFYGIGMKVYDQLAGKLGLAPSRHLSKEETIKEIPTVEQEHLVGGVIYHDGQFDDSRLAVNLAQTADELGGAMVNYAQCIGLEKEDDAIRGVKVHDRESGEEFSVKAKTVINATGVFVDAVRQMDDPSTKPMVAVSQGIHIVLPKSFLPGDAAIMIPKTADGRVLFAVPWHDHVVVGTTDTGLDEHSLEPRALEEERDFVMTHARKYLEKDPEPEDVLSVYAGLRPLVKAGDGSDTAALSRDHSIVISGSGLITLTGGKWTTYRKMAEDVIDHAETLGGLDPVACQTQELQIHGWTRAKASRTNLETYGADALGIEELIQNDASLAEPIHGALPYQKAEVVWHAREEMARTVEDVLARRTRALLLNASASIKAAPVVAGILAKELGHDEAWQEQQVSTYTELAKGYVFSDPSSTMKR, from the coding sequence ATGAATCGATCCTCATCTCTCACCCGAATTCGTTCCAGACAGACACCATTTGATGTAGTAGTCATTGGAGGAGGTGCTTCGGGACTGGGTGCTGCGGTGGATGCCGCCGCCCGCGGCCATAGCGTAGCCCTCTTTGAACAGGCGGACTTCGCCAAGGGAACTTCCAGTCGCTCCACCAAACTGGTCCACGGAGGCGTCCGCTACCTTCAACAAGGGAATATATCACTGGTCCTGGAAGCTTTGCGCGAAAGAGGAAGGCTCACCAAAAACGCCCCCCATCTTGTTCACTCCAAGGCCTTTGTAATCCCCAACTACTCTTGGTGGCAGGGACCGTTTTACGGAATCGGAATGAAGGTCTACGATCAGCTCGCAGGGAAGCTGGGGCTGGCTCCCTCCCGCCACTTGAGCAAGGAGGAAACCATCAAGGAGATTCCGACCGTTGAGCAGGAACACCTGGTGGGCGGCGTCATTTACCACGATGGACAATTCGATGACTCCCGGCTCGCCGTAAACCTCGCGCAAACTGCAGATGAGTTGGGTGGAGCAATGGTAAACTACGCTCAGTGCATCGGCCTTGAAAAGGAAGATGACGCAATCAGAGGAGTTAAGGTCCATGACCGGGAAAGTGGTGAAGAGTTTTCGGTGAAAGCAAAGACTGTGATCAATGCAACCGGGGTCTTCGTGGATGCGGTACGGCAGATGGATGATCCATCGACCAAGCCTATGGTGGCAGTCAGCCAGGGTATTCATATCGTCCTTCCAAAGAGTTTTCTTCCGGGCGATGCTGCGATCATGATTCCGAAGACAGCCGATGGCCGCGTGCTTTTTGCCGTCCCTTGGCATGATCACGTGGTCGTTGGCACCACCGACACAGGTCTGGATGAGCATAGCCTCGAACCCAGAGCCCTTGAAGAGGAGCGTGATTTCGTGATGACCCATGCACGGAAATACCTCGAGAAGGATCCTGAACCGGAGGACGTTCTCAGCGTGTATGCTGGCCTAAGGCCGCTGGTAAAGGCTGGCGACGGATCGGACACGGCAGCTTTGTCCCGCGATCATAGCATCGTGATCAGCGGTAGCGGACTGATTACCCTCACCGGTGGCAAATGGACCACCTATCGCAAGATGGCTGAGGACGTTATCGACCACGCGGAGACTTTGGGGGGGCTGGATCCTGTAGCCTGTCAGACACAAGAGCTCCAGATCCACGGGTGGACTAGAGCGAAAGCAAGTCGTACAAATCTGGAGACCTATGGAGCCGACGCTTTGGGTATCGAGGAGTTGATTCAAAACGACGCCAGCCTAGCGGAACCCATTCATGGTGCACTTCCCTACCAGAAGGCAGAAGTGGTGTGGCATGCCAGGGAGGAAATGGCACGAACCGTAGAAGACGTTCTCGCCCGCAGAACGAGAGCCCTTTTGCTCAACGCGAGTGCCTCGATCAAGGCCGCTCCTGTAGTAGCGGGTATTCTTGCAAAGGAATTGGGCCACGACGAAGCGTGGCAGGAGCAACAGGTAAGCACGTATACAGAACTAGCGAAAGGCTACGTCTTCAGCGATCCATCGAGCACAATGAAGCGCTGA
- the ndk gene encoding nucleoside-diphosphate kinase gives MEKSLIILKPDCMAAGNAGEVISRFEKAGFTIVGAKMAQLDGPILREHYAHVADKPFFPEIEEFMSSRPVIFLALQGENAVQEIRDLLGPTDSTKAPAGTIRGDLGTDMMKNVVHASDSVDNAAIELKRFFKSDEIYTI, from the coding sequence ATGGAAAAATCCCTTATCATCCTGAAACCTGACTGCATGGCGGCCGGAAATGCTGGAGAAGTCATCTCCCGTTTTGAAAAGGCGGGCTTTACTATCGTAGGCGCTAAGATGGCGCAGCTTGATGGGCCAATCCTGCGAGAGCATTATGCTCACGTGGCAGACAAACCTTTTTTCCCGGAGATAGAAGAGTTTATGAGTTCGCGCCCGGTGATTTTTCTCGCCTTGCAAGGAGAGAACGCTGTCCAGGAAATTCGTGATTTACTGGGTCCCACCGATTCCACGAAGGCACCCGCAGGTACAATCCGTGGTGACCTTGGAACCGATATGATGAAAAACGTGGTGCACGCATCCGATAGTGTTGATAACGCTGCGATCGAGTTGAAGCGCTTTTTCAAGTCGGACGAGATCTACACGATTTAA